The stretch of DNA GAGGGATGTACTAAAAGTCAGTAGTGACTGACTTTTAGTACCTATTTAGTTATTATTTTATTGATGCACGGATATACACGCAAGAAAGGAATATAAACTAGAAAAAGGGAAGAACGTTGCGTTTTTCCCTTTGTTTTAAGACTTATTGGACCGCTCCTTATTTTCTCTTCGGTAGAATTGCCATTGTGCAACGGGAAACGCAAACAAGCTGCTCTTTTTCATCGGTAATTTTTATATCCCAAACCATCGTTGTTTTTCCTTTGTGTAAAGGGGTACCGACAGCCTTCACTACCCCTTCTTTCACCCCACGAACGTGATTTGCGTTTATTTCAAGGCCTACACATATTTCATTTTCTTGGTCTATTAAATGATACGTACCCATACTTGCTACCGTTTCAGCAAGTGCAACCGAAGCTCCACCATGCAACAATCCGAATGGCTGATGAGTACGATGGTCAACTGGCATCGTTGCAATTACTCTCTCTTGTGAAAGCTCGACAATTTCTATTCCGAGCTGACCCATTAACGTTTTTGACATATCCACTTTTTTCTCCACCCTTTTCCCTTACTTTTTCCTTAATAATACCACTATAAAACTTAAAAAAACAAAAAAGAATAAAAGAATTGGAAGTAGTGCTGACATTGAAATCATAATGTTCCGCCTCCTTTTACGTTTAATAAAGAAAGCATCTGTTTGGGTGTAGTTGATTTGGAGAGTAAGGTAATGAATGGAGTTTTAATAAGTAAACTCAACTTGAACGTTTGCAACGATTTCAATATTTCTAGGTTCAATCGGAGTAGGTGTTGCAGATTCTTGCAGTGAAAATGTAGTTGCTCCGTAAAAGATTGTTTCTTTTATCTCCTCTACCTTTAACGGAATTGGGTTTAGCGGAACTCCTATTACTTTCGAAATAGCTGTTGCTTTTTGGTAGGCATCCTGGACAGCAAATTGTAAGACTCGTCTGTATAGAGCCTCTTCATTTGAAACTTTAAAAACAATGGCTT from Sutcliffiella cohnii encodes:
- a CDS encoding hotdog fold thioesterase; this encodes MSKTLMGQLGIEIVELSQERVIATMPVDHRTHQPFGLLHGGASVALAETVASMGTYHLIDQENEICVGLEINANHVRGVKEGVVKAVGTPLHKGKTTMVWDIKITDEKEQLVCVSRCTMAILPKRK